A single region of the Syngnathoides biaculeatus isolate LvHL_M chromosome 17, ASM1980259v1, whole genome shotgun sequence genome encodes:
- the slc25a46 gene encoding mitochondrial outer membrane protein SLC25A46 isoform X1 encodes MLLNFHKQHTPKRQKLKLFLLQRVDRPHNRRSYVSARRRPSGAVDGGGVTSFVRPWWSTLVLLLVVVVLVLMASRRPDGFDGLAYRGGRDEPPHFSSAYSLRSGPAEPPQHLHWVTTPPDIPGSRNLHSGERTPLYDEPPGAASDWDATTGQAGGPLPPPPPPPPEQLNRLTGFGIGLVSLFAENVLTHPCVVFRRQCQVNYHAQCNHLSPFSALAVMYAISKAQGPRALWKGMGSTFIVHGVTLGAEGVISEFTPLPREIPHRWSAKQLAGHFLLKGLTAMVALPFYCSSLIETVQSEIARDESSSGLLDCVREGFARLLGAGAPHSRRLLPLGALLLPAACHAVLRYAVAVAVQRAALWLHRRGEKPGRGPAADPLEAHFPELAAAWLGSLAADALAYPLETTLHRLSLQGTRTIIDATDGAGPAAGAGNGGGPLVLPVNTQYDGLADCVHAIRRKEGRAGFYRGFGALAAQFALHGALLAGARTLLRLLLLEGKVG; translated from the exons ATGCTGCTCAATTTCCATAAACAACACACACCCAAACGACAAAAGTTGAAGCTGTTCTTGCTGCAAAGGGTGGACCGACCTCATAATCGACGTTCATAT gtgtcagcTCGCCGTCGTCCGTCCGGAGCCGTCGACGGTGGCGGTGTGACGAGCTTCGTCCGGCCGTGGTGGTCcaccctcgtcctcctcctcgttgtcgtcgtcctcgtcctcaTGGCGTCCAGACGACCGGACGGCTTCGACGGGCTCGCGTACCGCGGCGGCCGGGACGAGCCTCCTCACTTCTCTTCGGCTTATTCGCTGCGGAGCGGCCCCGCGGAGCCGCCGCAGCACCTCCACTGGGTCACCACGCCGCCGGACATCCCGGGCAGCCGCAACCTGCACTCGGGGGAGCGGACCCCGCTCTACGACGAGCCACCCGGGGCTGCCTCGGACTGGGACGCGACGACGGGGCAGGCTGGTGGCcccctgccgccgccgccgccgcctccccctG AGCAGCTGAACCGCCTCACGGGTTTCGGGATCGGACTCGTCAG TCTTTTCGCAGAGAACGTGCTGACTCATCCCTGCGTGGTCTTCCGCCGCCAATGTCAG gTCAACTACCACGCGCAGTGCAACCACCTGTCGCCGTTCAGCGCTCTCGCCGTCATGTACGCCATCAGCAAGGCTCAG GGCCCGCGGGCGCTGTGGAAGGGGATGGGCAGCACCTTCATCGTGCACGGCGTCACCTTGGGCGCTGAGGGAGTCATCAGCGAGTTCACCCCGTTGCCACG GGAGATTCCCCACCGCTGGAGCGCCAAACAGTTGGCCGGGCACTTCCTGCTCAAAGg TCTGACGGCGATGGTGGCACTTCCTTTCTACTGCTCCAGCCTCATCGAGACTGTGCAG AGCGAGATCGCACGCGACGAGTCGTCTTCGGGGCTGCTGGACTGCGTCCGCGAAGGTTTTGCCCGCCTGCTGGGCGCGGGCGCCCCTCACAGCCGCCGCCTGCTCCCTCTCGGCGCCCTGCTGCTGCCCGCCGCGTGCCACGCCGTCCTCCGCTACGCCGTGGCCGTGGCCGTGCAGCGGGCCGCGCTGTGGCTGCACCGGCGCGGCGAGAAGCCGGGCCGCGGCCCGGCGGCGGACCCGCTGGAGGCCCACTTCCCCGAGCTGGCGGCGGCCTGGTTGGGCTCGCTGGCGGCGGACGCGCTGGCGTACCCGCTGGAGACGACGCTGCACCGCCTCAGCCTGCAGGGCACGCGCACCATCATCGACGCCACGGACGGCGCGGGCCCGGCCGCCGGCGCGGGGAACGGCGGCGGGCCGCTGGTGCTGCCCGTCAACACGCAGTACGACGGCCTGGCCGACTGCGTCCACGCCATCCGCCGCAAGGAGGGCCGGGCCGGCTTTTACCGGGGCTTCGGGGCTCTGGCGGCCCAGTTCGCGCTGCACGGCGCTCTGCTGGCCGGCGCCAGGACGCTtctgcggctgctgctgctggagggCAAGGTCGGCTAG
- the slc25a46 gene encoding mitochondrial outer membrane protein SLC25A46 isoform X2 — protein MASRRPDGFDGLAYRGGRDEPPHFSSAYSLRSGPAEPPQHLHWVTTPPDIPGSRNLHSGERTPLYDEPPGAASDWDATTGQAGGPLPPPPPPPPEQLNRLTGFGIGLVSLFAENVLTHPCVVFRRQCQVNYHAQCNHLSPFSALAVMYAISKAQGPRALWKGMGSTFIVHGVTLGAEGVISEFTPLPREIPHRWSAKQLAGHFLLKGLTAMVALPFYCSSLIETVQSEIARDESSSGLLDCVREGFARLLGAGAPHSRRLLPLGALLLPAACHAVLRYAVAVAVQRAALWLHRRGEKPGRGPAADPLEAHFPELAAAWLGSLAADALAYPLETTLHRLSLQGTRTIIDATDGAGPAAGAGNGGGPLVLPVNTQYDGLADCVHAIRRKEGRAGFYRGFGALAAQFALHGALLAGARTLLRLLLLEGKVG, from the exons aTGGCGTCCAGACGACCGGACGGCTTCGACGGGCTCGCGTACCGCGGCGGCCGGGACGAGCCTCCTCACTTCTCTTCGGCTTATTCGCTGCGGAGCGGCCCCGCGGAGCCGCCGCAGCACCTCCACTGGGTCACCACGCCGCCGGACATCCCGGGCAGCCGCAACCTGCACTCGGGGGAGCGGACCCCGCTCTACGACGAGCCACCCGGGGCTGCCTCGGACTGGGACGCGACGACGGGGCAGGCTGGTGGCcccctgccgccgccgccgccgcctccccctG AGCAGCTGAACCGCCTCACGGGTTTCGGGATCGGACTCGTCAG TCTTTTCGCAGAGAACGTGCTGACTCATCCCTGCGTGGTCTTCCGCCGCCAATGTCAG gTCAACTACCACGCGCAGTGCAACCACCTGTCGCCGTTCAGCGCTCTCGCCGTCATGTACGCCATCAGCAAGGCTCAG GGCCCGCGGGCGCTGTGGAAGGGGATGGGCAGCACCTTCATCGTGCACGGCGTCACCTTGGGCGCTGAGGGAGTCATCAGCGAGTTCACCCCGTTGCCACG GGAGATTCCCCACCGCTGGAGCGCCAAACAGTTGGCCGGGCACTTCCTGCTCAAAGg TCTGACGGCGATGGTGGCACTTCCTTTCTACTGCTCCAGCCTCATCGAGACTGTGCAG AGCGAGATCGCACGCGACGAGTCGTCTTCGGGGCTGCTGGACTGCGTCCGCGAAGGTTTTGCCCGCCTGCTGGGCGCGGGCGCCCCTCACAGCCGCCGCCTGCTCCCTCTCGGCGCCCTGCTGCTGCCCGCCGCGTGCCACGCCGTCCTCCGCTACGCCGTGGCCGTGGCCGTGCAGCGGGCCGCGCTGTGGCTGCACCGGCGCGGCGAGAAGCCGGGCCGCGGCCCGGCGGCGGACCCGCTGGAGGCCCACTTCCCCGAGCTGGCGGCGGCCTGGTTGGGCTCGCTGGCGGCGGACGCGCTGGCGTACCCGCTGGAGACGACGCTGCACCGCCTCAGCCTGCAGGGCACGCGCACCATCATCGACGCCACGGACGGCGCGGGCCCGGCCGCCGGCGCGGGGAACGGCGGCGGGCCGCTGGTGCTGCCCGTCAACACGCAGTACGACGGCCTGGCCGACTGCGTCCACGCCATCCGCCGCAAGGAGGGCCGGGCCGGCTTTTACCGGGGCTTCGGGGCTCTGGCGGCCCAGTTCGCGCTGCACGGCGCTCTGCTGGCCGGCGCCAGGACGCTtctgcggctgctgctgctggagggCAAGGTCGGCTAG
- the slc31a1 gene encoding high affinity copper uptake protein 1 has product MNHTSMHTDHTHHHHEHAVMATPSPTVGHDHGDGADRGGHGGHGGMAMTFYFGYQHVELLFSGLLINSAGEMVGACTGVFLLAVLYEGLKVGREALLRRSQVNVRYNCMPLPGADGTVLMETHKTVGQRMLSPAHFLQTLLHIVQVVVSYFLMLVFMTYNAYLCMAVAAGAGAGYFLFSWRKAVVVDITEHCH; this is encoded by the exons ATGAACCACACATCGATGCATACGGACcacacccaccaccaccacgagCACGCCGTGATGGCCACGCCCTCGCCCACCGTGGGTCACGACCACGGGGACGGAGCCGACAGAGGCGGGCACGGGGGGCACGGAGGCATG GCGATGACCTTCTACTTCGGCTACCAGCACGTGGAGCTGCTCTTCAGCGGGCTCCTCATCAACTCAGCCGGAG AGATGGTGGGCGCGTGCACGGGCGTCTTCCTGTTGGCCGTCCTGTACGAGGGTCTGAAGGTGGGCCGCGAGGCGCTGCTGCGTCGAAGTCAGGTCAACGTGCGCTACAACTGCATGCCGCTGCCCGGCGCCGACGGCACGGTCCTCATGGAGACGCACAAGACTGTCGG GCAGAGGATGCTCAGCCCCGCCCACTTCCTGCAGACGCTGCTGCATATCGTCCAGGTGGTGGTCAGCTACTTCCTCATGTTGGTCTTCATGACGTACAACGCGTACTTGTGCATGGCGGTGGCGGCGGGCGCGGGCGCCGGCTACTTCCTGTTCAGCTGGCGCAAGGCGGTGGTGGTGGACATCACGGAGCACTGTCATTAA
- the atp6v1g1 gene encoding V-type proton ATPase subunit G 1, with product MASQSQGIQQLLQAEKRAAEKVAEARKRKNRRLKQAKEEAQAEIEQYRLQRDKEFKTKEAAALGSHGNSAVEVDRDTAERMGHIQSSYRGNRDGVLGDLLRRVCDIQPEFHLNYRVAG from the exons ATGGCGAGTCAGTCTCAGGGCATCCAGCAGCTGCTGCAGGCCGAAAAGAGAGCCGCCGAGAAGGTGGCCGAAGCCCGCAAAC GGAAAAACCGGCGTCTGAAGCAAGCCAAAGAAGAAGCTCAAGCTGAGATCGAACAGTACCGACTGCAGAGGGACAAAGAGTTCAAGACCAAAGAGGCGGCG GCGCTGGGTTCCCACGGCAACAGCGCGGTGGAGGTGGACCGCGACACGGCCGAGCGCATGGGTCATATCCAGAGCAGTTACCGTGGCAACCGGGACGGGGTGCTGGGCGACCTCCTGCGCCGCGTGTGCGACATCCAGCCCGAGTTTCACTTGAACTACCGCGTGGCCGGCTAA
- the fktn gene encoding fukutin produces MPRVNRTALLALLAASSCVFLLFQLRYYRNYVTKAGPAVPRRAAGRGSAGDLQWQSVKSFLRLSRRFRLPLFLADPAVLGSLEGEPGAGCGLRCGGRAVTSFGLLAGARTYDAAFLLAAEKKGFQVLEVRGEDPRLASLDLLSGEDIPLHLVLRLHGYFIQLVILYERSGDYLWHGPLRLKADADRGFAPFSLMDFGRHAGAYDRPRLVPTAVDGLDVAVPGNVSDFLAQHRRARFLECRYRDARHFLQLYPDEPSPEALDFRNKAKSLLRSAAETLTRLRVPFWISSGTCLGWFRQCGFIPYSRDVDIGIFIGDFRPDMVAAFRDAGLALKHKFGKVEDSLELSFVRDGVKLDVFFFYRDGHLSWNGGTQAKSGRKFKYTFPHFSLCWAELAEVRVGVPCQTLDYVTANYGAASWRVPLRAWDWKSSPSNVQENGVWPLRDWDRLIQVY; encoded by the exons ATGCCTCGCGTGAACCGGACGGCGCTCCTGGCGCTGCTGGCCGCGAGCAGCTGCGTCTTCCTTCTCTTTCAGCTGCGGTACTACCGGAACTACGTCACCAAG GCCGGCCCGGCCGTCCCGAGACGCGCGGCGGGTCGAGGGAGCGCCGGCGACCTCCAATGG CAAAGCGTGAAGAGCTTCCTGCGGCTGTCGCGGCGGTTCCGCCTGCCGCTGTTCTTGGCCGACCCCGCCGTCCTCGGGTCTCTGGAGGGCGAGCCGGGGGCCGGCTGCGGCCTCCGGTGCGGCGGGCGAGCCGTCACGTCCTTCGGGCTGCTGGCCGGCGCGCGGACGTACGAC GCCGCCTTCCTATTGGCCGCCGAGAAGAAAGGTTTCCAGGTGCTGGAGGTGCGAGGAGAAGACCCCCGCTTGGCCAGCTTAGACCTCCTGTCCGGGGAGGACATCCCCCTGCATCTTGTGCTCCGCCTCCACGGCTACTTCATCCAG ctggtgATCTTGTACGAGCGTAGCGGCGACTACTTGTGGCACGGCCCGCTGCGCCTCAAAGCCGACGCCGACCGCGGCTTCGCGCCCTTCTCGCTGATGGACTTCGGCCGCCACGCCGGCGCCTACGACAG gcCCCGGCTGGTACCGACGGCGGTGGACGGCCTGGACGTCGCCGTCCCAGGGAACGTCTCGGACTTCCTGGCTCAGCATCGGCGCGCTCGCTTTTTGGAATGCCGCTACCGGGACGCGCGGCACTTCCTGCAG CTCTACCCCGACGAGCCGTCCCCCGAGGCGCTGGACTTTCGTAACAAAGCCAAGTCTTTGCTGCGGTCTGCCGCCGAAACGCTGACGCGTCTGCGGGTGCCCTTCTGGATCAGCAGCGGGACCTGcctag GCTGGTTCCGGCAGTGCGGCTTCATCCCGTACAGCCGCGACGTGGACATCGGGATCTTCATCGGAGACTTCCGGCCCGACATGGTCGCGGCCTTCCGGGACGCGGGCCTGGCGCTCAAGCACAAGTTCGGCAAG GTGGAGGACAGTCTGGAGTTGTCTTTCGTGAGGGACGGCGTCAAGCTGgacgtcttcttcttctaccgCGACGGCCACCTGAGCTGGAACGGCGGCACGCAGGCCAAGAGCGGCAGAAAGTTCAA GTACACCTTCCCGCACTTCTCGCTGTGCTGGGCCGAGCTGGCCGAGGTCCGAGTGGGAGTCCCGTGCCAGACGCTGGACTACGTGACGGCCAATTACGGGGCCGCGTCGTGGCGCGTCCCGCTGAGGGCGTGGGACTGGAAGTCGTCGCCCAGCAACGTCCAAGAAAACGGGGTGTGGCCGCTCCGGGACTGGGACCGGCTCATTCAGGTCTATTGA